Genomic DNA from Nonomuraea rubra:
CGCTGCGTCTCGACCAGGACCAGGGCCTCGGCGTCCACGAAGCGGCCGATCAGGCCGATGACCGCGATCACCTCGGACGGCCTGAGCGCGGTGCCGGTCAGCGTGGCGAGCATGTCGTCGTAGTGGGCGACGGCGTGCGGGCCGGGGAGGTGGCGGCTGCCGCGCACCTCGGCCAGCCACGGATGCCGCCTGCGGATCTCCCACCCCTGCCTGGCGATCGCCTCCAGCCGGGCACGCCAGCCCTCCTGCCGGGGCGGGGCCTTCGGGTGCTCGCGCATGACCTCGTCGCTCATGAGGTCGACGAGCTGGTCGCGGCCGGGCACGTGGCGGTAGAGCGACATGGTCGTGAAGCCCAGCCGGTCGGCGACCTTGCGCATGGACAGGCCCTCCAGGCCCTCGGCGTCGGCCAGCTCGATGGCGGCGCGCACGATCCTGCCCACGCTCAGGCCCGGGCGCGGCTCGGGCTCCTCCTGCCGCCACAGCAGCTCGACGGGATC
This window encodes:
- a CDS encoding TetR/AcrR family transcriptional regulator translates to MPMSQDPVELLWRQEEPEPRPGLSVGRIVRAAIELADAEGLEGLSMRKVADRLGFTTMSLYRHVPGRDQLVDLMSDEVMREHPKAPPRQEGWRARLEAIARQGWEIRRRHPWLAEVRGSRHLPGPHAVAHYDDMLATLTGTALRPSEVIAVIGLIGRFVDAEALVLVETQREERRSGVSEQEWWGSRDSLYERLDRYPAITHLWESGGWNHPEDSFEFGLRRLLDGIEALIHERDENRDETCRECGKTLEPAASGRPRLYCSRACQQRAYRKRNQHSPSREDR